A region of Psychrobacter fulvigenes DNA encodes the following proteins:
- a CDS encoding AmiS/UreI family transporter encodes MISVFLTFAGISLFINGMRIWLDTVGNPSNLLEGKDIAIVNLFTGFIGSTIVALLMAQGHGVPQYDYSGGAYIGLVSLTCVWIGINQFTGVNGTAVGWFSLVVPFFAIPAGVIGLRNSQSLFETWMALNWFAWAGLWFLFFLLFVLRCNIAKFTGAMTVAQSIMTAILPAILLHTKVI; translated from the coding sequence ATGATTAGCGTCTTCTTAACCTTTGCTGGAATATCATTATTTATTAATGGAATGCGGATATGGCTGGATACGGTGGGGAACCCAAGCAACTTACTGGAAGGAAAGGATATTGCTATCGTCAATCTTTTTACGGGGTTCATAGGAAGCACCATAGTGGCTTTACTTATGGCTCAAGGCCATGGCGTGCCCCAATACGACTACTCCGGCGGGGCGTATATAGGTTTGGTCTCCCTAACCTGCGTATGGATTGGCATCAATCAATTTACCGGTGTAAATGGGACTGCAGTTGGTTGGTTTTCGCTGGTAGTTCCATTCTTTGCCATTCCGGCAGGAGTTATAGGGCTGAGGAATTCCCAAAGCCTGTTTGAAACATGGATGGCCTTGAACTGGTTTGCGTGGGCGGGCTTGTGGTTCCTGTTTTTCCTGCTGTTTGTACTCAGATGCAATATCGCTAAATTTACGGGCGCCATGACGGTTGCTCAATCGATAATGACAGCCATTTTGCCAGCAATCCTGCTGCATACGAAAGTAATCTAA
- a CDS encoding LuxR C-terminal-related transcriptional regulator, with translation MSERTVAHHVESLLLKLGLHNRVSAAIFCYRNGILTLR, from the coding sequence ATTTCTGAGCGCACCGTTGCGCATCATGTCGAAAGTCTGTTGCTCAAGCTGGGCCTGCACAACAGAGTCTCGGCCGCAATTTTTTGTTATCGAAACGGCATTCTTACTCTGCGATGA